The sequence below is a genomic window from Desulfuromonas sp..
CATGCAGCAGCGGGTCGGTCTGGCTCGCGGTCTGGCGGTCGATCCCGATATCCTGCTGATGGATGAAGCCTTCTCGGCGCTTGATCCGTTGATACGGACCGAAATGCAGGACGAGTTGCTGAAACTGCAGTCGAAGTCGAAGCGAACAATCGTCTTTATCTCGCACGATCTCGATGAGGCAATGCGCATCGGTGATCGCATTGCCATCATGGAAGGCGGCAGCGTCGTCCAGGTCGGTACGCCAGAAGAAATCCTGCAGAACCCGGCCGACGATTACGTCCGCGCTTTCTTCCGCGGCGTCGATCCGACCAATATACTGACCGCCGGCGATATCGCCAGCGATACCCAGGTTACTATCCCGATCACCGACGGCAAAAACCCCCGTGCGGCCCTGCAACGCCTGATCAAGAATGACCGGGATTACGGTTATGTGCTTGACAGCGAACGATGCTTCAAGGGAATCGTCTCGACCGACACCCTGCGGGATGTCATCGAGTCGGACAAGCTGATCAGCGATGCTTATCTCGATGATGTGATCACGGCCAATGCCAGTGATTCGATGCAGGACATCCTGCCTGAAGTGGCAAGCCATAGCTGGGCCGTGCCTATCCTTGATGACGATGGCAAGTTTCTTGGCGCAATTTCAAAGAACCTGTTCCT
It includes:
- a CDS encoding proline/glycine betaine ABC transporter ATP-binding protein ProV, which encodes MEQEVKIRVEGLYKIFGPHPKKALTLLGEGLDKEAIFEKTETTVGVQDASFDIMKGEIFVIMGLSGSGKSTMVRMLNRLIEPTAGKVLIDDENIVEMGDEELVKLRRAKLSMVFQSFALMPHMTVLENAAFGLEMDGVDKETRNQRAMAALEQVGLDPWADSKPNELSGGMQQRVGLARGLAVDPDILLMDEAFSALDPLIRTEMQDELLKLQSKSKRTIVFISHDLDEAMRIGDRIAIMEGGSVVQVGTPEEILQNPADDYVRAFFRGVDPTNILTAGDIASDTQVTIPITDGKNPRAALQRLIKNDRDYGYVLDSERCFKGIVSTDTLRDVIESDKLISDAYLDDVITANASDSMQDILPEVASHSWAVPILDDDGKFLGAISKNLFLKTLHRSQDDLDEIEPASNGEK